CCGCATCGACAGCGCATCGACCAACACGGCACAGAGCGGCCGCAACATCGCCGCACAACTGGGCCCGGTGCAGGCCGGCCGCGTGGGCGTCATCACCTCGGCCGATCACATGCCGCGTGCGCTGCGCGAACTGCAGAGCCAGGGCATCGCCACCTGCGCGATGCCGATGGACTACCGCCACGTCGCACCGATCCTGCCCGGCCACCTCGTGCCGCAACTCACCGCGCTGGGCAAGAGCACCCGCGCGCTGCACGAGTACATCGGCCTGCTCAAGCACGCGCTGCTCGATCGCGGGTGATGGCGGCGCACCGGTCACGCCTTTCATCGCTCGCCGTTCTTCGGTCCGGCATCGGGCCGGCTGTCACGGCTTCAAAAAAGGAGCATCACATGCACCGATTTCCACGTACCTCCCGGCCCACCGCACAGGCCAGCGCACTCGCCTGCGCGATCACGAGCGTGCTGTTCGCCACGGCCAGCCAGGCCCAGGCGCCTGCGGTCGACCTCTGCGCCGGGCTGGTCACCGACAAGGCCGCTCACCCGCAGACATCGGCGCCACGGCCGGCCAAGGGCGTGCCGTTCAAGGATCCGGTGTTCGGCACGAAAGTGACGCGCATCAGCGATGTCCGTGCCGACTTCGGCAGCGGCGTCGCCAAGCCGATGTACGCCACCATCCCGGCCTGGAACATCGACGAGAGCCGCCTCGTGCTGTTCGTCAAGGACAAGGGCCACGCGCTGTTCGATGGCCGCACCTACGAGTTCCTCGGCATGCTCAAGGTCCAGCCGTCCGACATCGAGCAGCTCTACTGGGATCCCGTCGACCCCGACGTGCTCTGGTACAACTATTCGTGGGAAATGGGCGGGCGCTCGATGCGCCAGCTGACGCGCTACCAGGTCTCCAGCGGCCAGAAGACCGTCGTCTACGACTACCCGAATGCCGGCAAGCCACGCGCCTTCAACGTCGACAACGGCGGCGATCCGCAGTACCCGTCGTGGGACATGAAGCTCTGGGGCGTGCGCGTCGAGATGCCCAAGGGCAGCGAGAAGTTCTCGTTCTCCCTGCCCGACAAGGTCGAAGGTGCGCGGGTCTTCAACGACGGCCCGACACCGCAGGCCTGCCCGTCCGGCCGATGCATGTGGGCACCCGAGAAGAACGGCTCGCGCGTGGTCGATCCCAAGACCCTCGAGACCGTGCGCAAGCTCAGGCTCTGGGGCTACGAACACGGCAACATGGGGATGAACGCGGCCGGGCAGGACTTCTTTGCCGCGGTGCAGTTCGACTCCAAGCCGGCCGGGACGCTGATCGTCGAGAACCTGCAGACGGGCGAGATCAAGCCGATCATCTCCACCGCCAACGGCTACCCTTACCCGCCCACCAGCACGCACATCTCGGCCGTCGCGCTGCGCGCGCCGGGCTGGGTGGCGGTTTCCGCGGTGGGCAAGCCCGAAGGCCGGCGCCCGCTGGACCAGGAGGTGCTGCTGGCCAACGTCGACACCGGCAAGGTCTGCCGCATCGCCCATCACCACTCGTCGGGCAAGGACGGCAAGTTCGGCTACTGGGCCGAGCCTCACGTGACGATCAGCCCGAGCGGCACCCGTGCCATCTTTGCCTCCGACTGGGAAAACGGTGATGCCGTCGACACCTATGTGGTGGAGTTGCCGGCCTACAAGCCGGCCGCGGCCAAACACTGACCCAAGACAGACCGGGTGGTCCCGCGCCAGCGGGCCACCCGGTCTTTTTCATCGGCCCGACTGATCACTGTTCAGCCGGGCCACTGGCGTCTCAGGGCTTGTAGCTGGGCAGTTCGACGACGTAGGTGTCGACCGTCGAGCCGTTGTTCCAGTCGGACGCGAAGATCATCCGCGTGCCACGCGGGCTGATGTTCACGTGCGGCTCGGCCCAGTAGCCGATGTTGCCTTCCTGCCCCGCCGACCGGTGGTGCGCCACCCGGCAGACCACGCCGTTGTTGACGTTCGCCAGCGCGATCTCCTGGTCCAGGAACCGCTGGCCGGTCGGGCTGCCCGTCATCGACACCGCCACCCAGCCCGGGTTCTTGAACGCATGCGCCGACATGTGCGTGCCCACCCGCGGGTACCCCCAGCCGTTGCTCTCGCCGATCACCGTCGTGTTCACGCCGGTCGTCAGGTTGGTCGCGATCAGGTTGCCGTTGCCTCCCGTCGCGCTGGTGCCGTCGAACTGCACCGACGCCCAGAAGTCCTGCCCGTTGGCGTACATGCCGGTGGCCGCGTGTTCGCTGGTGTTGATCGTCAGCGTGCGCAGCAAGGCGTTGGTGGCCGCGCTGTAGACCCGCGTGCCCTGCACGTACAAGGTGCCCGACGAGCCGATCTGCGGTGTGCCGGTGCTGGCCGCCGTCTTCTGCGTGGCGGTCGACTGGGTCCACAGGATGTTGCCCGCACCGCCCGACAGGCCGAACAGGTCGGACTTCCAGTCGCCGTACACCGGGTCTCCGCCGAAGCTGACGCTGCCCGTGAAGGTCTTGAGCGTGGTCGACGTGTTGGTGCTCGGCTTGTAGACCTTCAGCGTGCTGCCGCTCGGGTAGTACAGCGCGTCCGGATCGGTCGCCGACCAGTAAACGTGCTCCAGGTCCGCCGGGCTGATCGACAGGTTGCGGATGAACTCGTAGGTCTTGCCGTTGAACAGCTTGTGGCCCTGGCCCGGCACGTACAGGATCAGGTAGCTCTCGTCGGCGTTCCACGCCGGCATCGTCGAGTACACCGGCTTGGCGTACTGCCCTCCGAACTGCGCCACCACGTCCGTGATGCGCCTGACCGTGGTGCCGAAGTTCGGATCCCGGTACGACGCCAGCCGCGCCGGCTTGGCCACCGTCGTCATCGGACGCGCCGCCTTGTCGGTCACCAGACCGTCGCACAGGCTGGCCGTCGGCGCTGGAGCCGGTGAAGGTGCAGGAGCCGGTGCGGGCGTCGGAGCGGGTGCCGGTGCGGGCGTCGGAGCGGGTGCCGGTGCAGGCGTCGGCGCCGGTGCCGGTGCGGGAGTGGGTGCCGGAGCCGGAGCCGGAGCAGGCGTCGGCGCGGGAGCGGGTGCCGGCGTCGGGGCGGGTGCCGGCGCGGATGCCAGCGAGAATTTCGCGGTGATATTTCGAGTGCGCGAATTGTCAGTTCTGCAGATATTGACCGTGCCGCTGCAATCTCCGCCCCAGCCGCGGAAAACCCAGCCGGCCTTCGGTTGCGCGGTCAGCGTGACACGGGTGTAGTTATTGAACTTCTGCGTGCACTGGATGGCACCATCGCCGCAAAGCAGCGTACCGGGTGCGCTCGACACCTTGCCGCTGCCGCTCACCGTGACGGTCAGCGGACGTTGCGAGTAGGTGCGACGAGCGCGCTCGATGGTCTGCATCGACTCGGCTTCGGCAGCCGCGTCGACCGTCGCCACGCTGCCGTCGACCGTTCCGGCCGCATCGCCACCGCCGCAACCGCTGATCGCCAGCACGATGGCTGAGAGTGAAAAGATCCCCGACCTGAATGCACGCATTTTCATCTCCGATTCTGCGAAAAACATATTCCTGATCCCACGACCTGTCTTTTATCAATATCTGCACCAGATACTTGCGGATACAAGCTGGCGGAGGGCACTGAATGAGTCGGGGTGATCCGAGGAATCAAGGATGCCTGTGCGCCGGAATATCCAGGTTTCCATTTGTGTGAATCGCCAGGAACCCCGGAAACCCCGTTTACAAATGGCGCCAGAGGTAGCAGGTGGGTTGCGCCCAGATTGTTCGTGAACAAAATCACGCCGGCGCAGCGACAGTTTGACCGCGCTTGTTACAAACAAGACCGAATCCGGACACCCCGTCTTGACCGGGTTGCGGCCGCTGGCCGCGCCGTCGTTTCAGCGCGGACGGCGCCGCGATCGACTCCGGATCAGCGCGAAAAGAAGGATCAGTCGGCCGCCGACAGCACGCTGCGCACCAGCGCGAGCTGGCGGCGCGAGATCGCCAGCCACTCGTCGGTGGCGCCGATGTGCACGGCCCAGGCCCAGGCGCCGTTGCGGTCGTCGGCGTCGAGTGCATCGGCCGCGTCGGTGAACGGGTGGCGCTCGAGCGCGCGCACCGCCGACACCGCCACCAGCGCGTTGCGGTGCACCCGCAGCAGGCGCGTGCCGAGCCGCTCGGCCAGATCGGCCAGCGAGTCGTCGAGCAGGTAGATGCGCGCGGCGGTGCGCAGCGTCACGTACTTCAGCTCGGCCTTCAGGTACAGCACCTCGGCCAGCGGCACGCGCACGCGCTCGCCGCGCTCGTGCACGACGATCACCTGATCGTCGGCCAGCGCCGGGGGAGCAACGGGCGGCCGGGTTGACGGCTCGGGTGCCGCGCGCGAGCCGATGCGCTGGGCCACCCGCGCCAGCGCCTCCTGCAGACGGGCGCGCCGCACCGGCTTGGTCAGGTAGTCGACCGCCTGCACGTCGAACGCCGCCAGCGCGTGTTCGGCGTGCGCGGTGACGAACACCACCGCCGGCGCCTGCGGCAGGCCGCGCAGGCGCTGCGCCAGCTGCAGGCCGTCGAGGCCGGGCATGCGGATGTCGAGCAGCAGCACGTCGCAGCGCTGCTGGGCCAGCCACTGCAAGGTGGCAGCGGCGCTGGCCAGTTCGGCCACCACCTGCGCGGCGGGCGCCACGCAGTCACCCAGCAGCGTGCGCAGGCGCAGGCGGGCGAGTTCCTCGTCGTCGACGATCGCCACCCGCAGCGGCGCCAGCGGCCGCACGTCGTCGCCCGCCATCGTCACGGCACCAGCGGCACGGCGATGCGTACCCGGTAGCGGCCGCCCTCGATCGCGCCGGCCTCGAAGCGCATCGTCAGGTCGTGCAGCAGCAGCAGGCGTTCGCGCACGTTGCGCAGCGCCATGCCCTGGCCGGGGCGCGGCGGGCCGCTGGGCACGCTGTTGGTGATGCTGATCAGCGCCTGGCCCTTGTGCGCCTGGGTGCGGATGCGGATCTCGCCGCCTTCGGCCGCTGCCTCGACGCCGTGCTTGACGGCGTTCTCGACCAGCGGCTGCAGCATCAGCGACGGCACCCGGGCGGTGGCCGCGCGCGGGTCGAGCTGCCAGCTGACCTTCAGGCGCGCGCCGAAGCGCACCTCCTCGATCGCCAGATAGCGTTGCGCCAGCTCGATCTCCTCACCGAGCGTGACCTGCTCGCCCGAGCCGACCAGCGCAGCGCGGAACAGCTCGGCTAACGCCTCCAGCACGTCTTCGGCGCGCTGCGGATCGATGCGCACCAGCGCCACCGCGCTGTTGAGCGCGTTGAACAGGAAGTGCGGGCGGATGCGCGACTGCAGCTCGGCCAGCCGCGCCACCGTGGTGGCCGGCAATTGCAGCCGCATGCGCTGCTGCAGCCAGTGAAAGATCGCCGCCGCCAGCGCAGCCCCGGCGGCCAGCGGCGCCCAGCCGCCCAGGCCGGTGGGTTCGAGCAGATGCAGCGCGACCAGCGGCGCCCAGCCCGCCACCGCACAGAGTGCGCCCAGGCCCGCCATCGCCGCCCACTGGCCGGGCAGTGGCAGCTTGACCCACAGCTTCTGCGCCGCGCACACCAGCACCAGCCACAGCAGCGTGGCCGGCAGGGCGATCGCCACCGCCAGGCCCAGATCGGTCAGCCAGCCCAGCCAGCCGGCGCTGCCGAAGGCCAGCCCCAAGGCGACCACGCCGTGCACGAACAGGATCGCACGCAGCACCACGCCGCCCTGGCAGACGTCGAAGGCCGAGCGCGACTGGCGCGGCACGGCACGAGGCGCAACGCGACGGTCGGCGGGGGGCTCTGAGTGGAGGTTGGACATCGCGGCTGGATGGCGGTCCGGGCGGGCCGGCTCTCTACAATCGCGGCCATTGTCGTCAATCCAGGCCCGAGATCCTCCGCCAGCATGAGCACCAATCAACTCGACACCAAATCCCAGGCCTGGTCGGCGCTGTTCTCCGAGCCGATGAGCGAGCTGGTCAAGCGCTACACCGCCAGCGTCTTCTTCGACAAGCGGCTCTGGCAGGCCGACATCGCCGGCAGCCTGGCGCACGCCGAGATGCTGGCCGCGCAACAGATCATCGGCGCGCAGGACCTGGCCGACATCCAGCGCGGCATGGCGCAGATCACGCAGGAGATCGAATCCGGCGCCTTCGAGTGGAAGCTCGAACTCGAGGACGTGCACCTCAACATCGAGGCGCGCCTGACGCAGCTGGTTGGCGACGCCGGCAAGCGCCTGCACACCGGACGCAGCCGCAACGACCAGGTCGCCACCGACGTGCGGCTGTGGCTGCGCGGCGAGATCGACGCCACCGCCGTGCTGCTGGCCGACATGCAGCGCGCGCTGGTGCATGTGGCGTCGAACAACGTCGACGTCATCCTGCCCGGCTTCACGCACCTGCAGGTGGCTCAGCCGGTGAGCTTCGCGCACCACCTGCTGGCCTATGTGGAGATGTTCGCGCGTGACGCAGAGCGCCTGGCCGACTTGCGCAAGCGCGTCAATCGCCTGCCGCTGGGCTCGGCCGCGCTGGCCGGCACCAGCTACCCGCTCGACCGCGAGCGCGTGGCGCGCACGCTGGGTTTCGATGGCGTCTGCCAGAACAGCCTCGATGCCGTGAGCGACCGCGACTTCGCGATCGAGTTCACCGGCTTCGCCACGCTGGTGATGATCCACGTCTCGCGCATGGCCGAGGAAATCGTGCTGTGGATGAGCCAGAACTTCGGTTTCATCAACCTGAGCGACCGCTACTGCACCGGCAGTTCGATCATGCCGCAGAAGCGCAACCCCGACGTCGCCGAGCTGGCGCGCGGCAAGAGCGGCCGCGTGGTCGGCCACCTGATGGGCCTGATCACCTTGAT
This portion of the Leptothrix cholodnii SP-6 genome encodes:
- a CDS encoding LytR/AlgR family response regulator transcription factor, encoding MAGDDVRPLAPLRVAIVDDEELARLRLRTLLGDCVAPAAQVVAELASAAATLQWLAQQRCDVLLLDIRMPGLDGLQLAQRLRGLPQAPAVVFVTAHAEHALAAFDVQAVDYLTKPVRRARLQEALARVAQRIGSRAAPEPSTRPPVAPPALADDQVIVVHERGERVRVPLAEVLYLKAELKYVTLRTAARIYLLDDSLADLAERLGTRLLRVHRNALVAVSAVRALERHPFTDAADALDADDRNGAWAWAVHIGATDEWLAISRRQLALVRSVLSAAD
- a CDS encoding sensor histidine kinase; the protein is MPRQSRSAFDVCQGGVVLRAILFVHGVVALGLAFGSAGWLGWLTDLGLAVAIALPATLLWLVLVCAAQKLWVKLPLPGQWAAMAGLGALCAVAGWAPLVALHLLEPTGLGGWAPLAAGAALAAAIFHWLQQRMRLQLPATTVARLAELQSRIRPHFLFNALNSAVALVRIDPQRAEDVLEALAELFRAALVGSGEQVTLGEEIELAQRYLAIEEVRFGARLKVSWQLDPRAATARVPSLMLQPLVENAVKHGVEAAAEGGEIRIRTQAHKGQALISITNSVPSGPPRPGQGMALRNVRERLLLLHDLTMRFEAGAIEGGRYRVRIAVPLVP
- the argH gene encoding argininosuccinate lyase, with translation MSTNQLDTKSQAWSALFSEPMSELVKRYTASVFFDKRLWQADIAGSLAHAEMLAAQQIIGAQDLADIQRGMAQITQEIESGAFEWKLELEDVHLNIEARLTQLVGDAGKRLHTGRSRNDQVATDVRLWLRGEIDATAVLLADMQRALVHVASNNVDVILPGFTHLQVAQPVSFAHHLLAYVEMFARDAERLADLRKRVNRLPLGSAALAGTSYPLDRERVARTLGFDGVCQNSLDAVSDRDFAIEFTGFATLVMIHVSRMAEEIVLWMSQNFGFINLSDRYCTGSSIMPQKRNPDVAELARGKSGRVVGHLMGLITLMKGQPLAYNKDNQEDKEPLFDTVDTVKDTLRIMAEMIGGEVAADGSRSGGLTVKAEAMERAALRGYATATDLADYLVKKGLPFRDAHEVVAHAVKDAIALGKDLSELPLETLQGYNATITADVHAALTLAGSLNARNTLGGTAPSQVRAQIERHQARLG